One region of Oreochromis aureus strain Israel breed Guangdong linkage group 19, ZZ_aureus, whole genome shotgun sequence genomic DNA includes:
- the LOC120434850 gene encoding tumor necrosis factor alpha-induced protein 2-like, protein MQTQSGSSTTATSNSSPEQTLRAGGKWFKKFWRSPTVRPNNNGSSITNGHQSPTEEEMPVVNPNFEECLEGQYLFEAAQLLIDREKHLFGEITEADALKAHEEAVKKLAADQKALEKRIEQTVQQSLSLGREEEVSALTSAVKAINLEEEQDQLWRQRCRTPPAWRPKKWKEHHDKVLHELVYSRLENPSSPTGDQENQSSIQADIQSMGRQLKEDMEWVVEVVKNCYPPEMDICNFYARQYHQTFSARLKKIADFVLDDKDCSFLLRWVKEFYPGILEKPELASNINTKALGNLLPDELLKALEEQYLSKQQ, encoded by the exons ATGCAGACCCAGTCGGGTTCATCCACAACAGCCACATCCAACAGTTCCCCTGAACAAACTTTAAGAGCTGGAggaaaatggtttaaaaaattCTGGCGAAGCCCCACAGTTCGACCCAACAACAACGGTTCTTCCATTACTAATGGACACCAATCACCTACTGAAGAAGAGATGCCagttg TGAATCCTAATTTTGAGGAATGCCTTGAAGGACAATACCTGTTTGAAGCAGCTCAACTGTTGATAGACAGGGAGAAACATCTGTTTGGAGAGATAACCGAGGCTGATGCACTTAAAGCTCACGAGGAAGCAGTAAAAAAGCTTGCTGCAGACCAGAAAGCCCTTGAAAAGCGTATAGAGCAGACCGTGCAGCAGAGTCTTTCTCTCGGCCGTGAGGAAGAGGTGTCTGCTTTGACATCTGCAGTGAAAGCCATCAACCTTGAGGAAGAGCAGGACCAGCTGTGGAGACAAAGATGCCGGACACCACCAGCCTGGAGGCCCAAGAAGTGGAAGGAGCACCATGACAAAGTGCTTCATGAATTAGTGTATAGTCGTTTGGAGAACCCATCAAGCCCCACTGGTGACCAGGAGAACCAGTCCTCGATCCAGGCAGACATCCAGTCCATGGGCAGGCAGCTGAAGGAAGACATGGAGTGGGTGGTGGAGGTGGTGAAGAACTGCTACCCACCAGAGATGGACATCTGTAACTTTTATGCAAGACAGTACCATCAAACTTTCAGCGCAAGACTCAAAAAGATTGCAGACTTTGTTCTGGATGACAAGGACTGCAGTTTCCTCCTGCGATGGGTGAAGGAGTTTTATCCAGG AATCCTTGAAAAACCTGAGCTGGCCAGTAATATCAATACTAAAGCGCTGGGAAAcctgcttcctgatgagttaCTGAAAGCTCTGGAGGAGCAGTACCTCAGCAAACAACAG TGA
- the LOC120434849 gene encoding tumor necrosis factor alpha-induced protein 2-like: protein MRTRSTSSTTVNPKFEEYLEGQYLFEATQLLIDREKHLFGEITEADAIKDHEEAVKKLAADYEALEKRIEQTVQQSLSLSSEETVSALTSAVKAIKLEEEQDQLWKQRCQTPPAWRPKKWKEHHDKVLHELVYSRLENPSSPTGDQVNQSPIRADIQSMGRQLKEDLQWVVEVVKNCYPPEMDICNFYARQYHQTFSARLKKIADFVLDDKDCSFLLRWVKEFYPGILEKPELASNINTEALGNLLPDELLKSLEEQYLSKQQSDLMIYIGRVLDEAKKEWDQGKEPTRDDGCYISPVAYDVIQFINGIVTSAHTTVRDPHKAQKITSNLTDFMQRYQNFHEDIIKQNKPHSKAFIKANLSCVEQFRDFLVDRDLFPEDVRENCLRGLTEMKQSAHTYLLTPVHKILKPHYKKVGTSDWLKKNTFEKLLNSTEEELQELQGLTQSCHQELITQLQQEMTVEYVRRLLKGEVKLKDKDRQLMAYMTVKENAERLHELFARMGSKQDWLKEILTKMAEVLKLQDIPAIQMQIVSVGSAYPDLSEKHVSALLKLKTNLSKADRKIVKTTLSDTLKESRADPGTRTFFSKVEVR, encoded by the exons ATGCGGACCCGGTCGACTTCATCCACAACAG TGAATCCTAAATTCGAGGAATACCTTGAAGGACAATACCTGTTCGAAGCCACTCAACTGTTGATAGACAGGGAGAAACATCTGTTTGGGGAGATAACCGAGGCTGATGCAATTAAAGATCACGAGGAAGCAGTAAAAAAGCTTGCTGCAGACTATGAAGCACTTGAAAAGCGTATAGAGCAGACCGTGCAGCAGAGTCTTTCtctcagcagtgaggaaacGGTGTCTGCTTTGACATCTGCAGTGAAAGCCATCAAACTTGAGGAAGAGCAGGACCAGCTGTGGAAACAAAGATGTCAGACGCCACCAGCCTGGAGGCCCAAGAAGTGGAAGGAGCACCATGACAAAGTGCTTCATGAATTAGTGTATAGTCGTTTGGAGAACCCATCAAGCCCCACTGGTGACCAGGTGAACCAGTCGCCTATCCGAGCAGACATCCAGTCCATGGGCAGGCAGCTGAAGGAGGACCTGCAGTGGGTGGTGGAGGTGGTGAAGAACTGCTACCCACCAGAGATGGACATCTGTAACTTTTATGCAAGACAGTACCATCAAACTTTCAGCGCAAGACTCAAAAAGATTGCAGACTTTGTTCTGGATGACAAGGACTGCAGTTTCCTCCTGCGATGGGTGAAGGAGTTTTATCCAGG AATCCTTGAAAAACCTGAGCTGGCCAGTAATATCAATACTGAAGCGCTGGGAAACCTGCTTCCTGACGAGTTACTGAAATCTCTGGAGGAGCAGTACCTCAGCAAACAACAG aGCGACCTGATGATTTATATTGGCCGAGTATTGGATGAAGCGAAGAAAGAGTGGGATCAAGGAAAGGAGCCGACAAGAGATGATGGTTGCTACATCAGTCCTGTGGCCTATGATGTCATCCAG TTTATCAACGGCATCGTGACATCAGCACATACAACTGTAAGAGACCCGCACAAGGCTCAGAAAATAACATCCAACCTGACAGACTTCATGCAGAG GTATCAAAATTTTCATGAAGACATCATTAAGCAGAACAAACCGCACAGCAAAGCTTTCATAAAGGCAAACCTCAGCTGTGTCGAACAGTTCAG GGACTTCCTTGTGGACCGCGATCTGTTCCCAGAGGATGTGCGGGAAAACTGTTTGCGAGGTCTGACTGAGATGAAACAGTCTGCCCACACTTATTTATTAACCCCTGTGCACAAGATCCTCAAG CCACACTACAAGAAAGTGGGAACCAGTGACTGGCTGAAGAAGAACACATTTGAGAAGCTGCTGAATAGCACTGAAGAAGAGCTTCAAGAACTTCAGGGTTTGACTCAATCCTGTCATCAG GAGCTGATTACTCAGCTTCAGCAGGAAATGACAGTAGAATATGTCCGGAGGCTCCTGAAAGGAGAGGTCAAACTGAAGGACAAGGATCGTCAGCTGATGGCTTACATGACTGtgaaagaaaatgcagagaGATTGCACGAGCTGTTTGCCAGAATG GGATCCAAACAAGACTGGTTAAAGGAAATCCTGACCAAGATGGCAGAAGTGCTAAAACTCCAAGATATTCCTGCCATACAGATGCAAATCGTTTCAGTGGGATCTGCTTATCCCGACCTCAG TGAAAAACATGTTTCAGCTCTGCTCAAACTCAAGACAAACCTCTCCAAAGCCGACAGGAAAATCGTCAAAACCACTCTGTCGGACACACTGAAAGAGAGCCGTGCTGATCCTGGAACCCGGACGTTTTTCTCCAAAGTTGAAGTGAGATGA
- the LOC120435025 gene encoding tumor necrosis factor alpha-induced protein 2-like isoform X2, with product MRTQSGSSTTATSNSSPEQTLRAGGKWFKKFWRSPTAQTNNNGSSTTDGHQSPTEEEKPVVNPTFEECLEGQYLFEAAQLLIDREKHLFGEITETDAIKDHEEAVKKLAADQKALEKRIEQTVQQSLSLSSEEEVSALISAVKAINLEEEQDQLWKQRRAWRPKKWKEHHDKVLHELVYSRLENPSSPTGDQVNQSSIQADIQSMGRQLKEDLQWVVEVVKNCYPPEMDICNFYARQYHQTFSARLKKIADFVLDDKDCSFLLRWVKEFYPGILEKPELASNINTEELGNLLPDELLKSLEEQYLSKQQSDLMIFIGRVLDEAKKEWDQGKEPTRDDGCYVSPVAYDVIQFINGIVTSAHITVRDPHKAQKITSNLTDFMQRYKEFHEDIIRQNKPHSKAFIKANLSCVKQFRDFLITESHLFPKNVRENCLRGLTEMKQSAHTYLLTPVHKILKPHYQKVGTSDWLKKNTFEKLLNSTEEELQELQGLTQSCHQELIGQLQQEMTVEYVRRLLKGEVKLKDKDRQLMAYMTVKENAERLHNLFARMGSKQDWLKEILTKIAEVLKLQDIPAIQMQIISLGSAYPDLSEKHVSALLKLKTNLSKADRKIVKTTLSDTLKESRADPGTRRFFSKVEVR from the exons ATGCGGACCCAGTCGGGTTCATCCACAACAGCCACATCCAACAGTTCCCCTGAACAAACTTTAAGAGCTGGAGGAAAATGGTTTAAAAAGTTCTGGCGAAGCCCCACAGCTCAAACCAACAACAACGGTTCTTCCACTACTGATGGACACCAATCACCTACTGAAGAAGAGAAGCCagttg TGAATCCTACTTTTGAGGAATGCCTTGAAGGACAATACCTGTTTGAAGCAGCTCAACTGTTGATAGACAGGGAGAAACATCTGTTTGGAGAGATAACCGAGACTGATGCAATTAAAGATCACGAGGAAGCAGTAAAAAAGCTTGCTGCAGACCAGAAAGCCCTTGAAAAGCGTATAGAGCAGACCGTGCAGCAGAGTCTTTCTCTCAGCAGTGAGGAAGAGGTGTCTGCTTTGATATCTGCAGTGAAAGCCATCAACCTTGAGGAAGAGCAGGACCAGCTGTGGAAACAAAGACGAGCCTGGAGGCCCAAGAAGTGGAAGGAGCACCATGACAAAGTGCTCCATGAATTAGTGTATAGTCGTTTGGAGAACCCATCGAGCCCCACTGGTGACCAGGTGAACCAGTCCTCGATCCAGGCAGACATCCAGTCCATGGGCAGGCAGCTGAAGGAGGACCTGCAGTGGGTGGTGGAGGTGGTGAAGAACTGCTACCCACCAGAGATGGACATCTGTAACTTTTATGCAAGACAGTACCATCAAACTTTCAGCGCAAGACTCAAAAAGATTGCAGACTTTGTTCTGGATGACAAGGACTGCAGTTTCCTCCTGCGATGGGTGAAGGAGTTTTATCCAGG AATCCTTGAAAAACCTGAGCTGGCCAGTAATATCAATACTGAAGAGCTGGGAAACCTGCTTCCTGACGAGTTACTGAAATCTCTGGAGGAGCAGTACCTCAGCAAACAACAG aGCGACCTGATGATTTTTATTGGCCGAGTATTGGATGAAGCGAAGAAAGAGTGGGATCAAGGAAAGGAGCCGACAAGAGATGATGGTTGCTACGTCAGTCCTGTGGCCTATGATGTCATCCAG TTTATCAACGGCATCGTGACATCAGCACATATAACTGTAAGAGACCCGCACAAGGCCCAGAAAATAACATCCAACCTGACAGACTTCATGCAGAG GTATAAAGAGTTTCATGAAGACATCATAAGACAGAACAAACCGCACAGCAAAGCTTTCATAAAGGCAAACCTCAGCTGTGTCAAACAGTTCAG GGACTTCCTTATCACAGAGAGCCATCTATTCCCAAAGAATGTGCGGGAAAACTGTTTGCGAGGTCTGACTGAGATGAAACAGTCTGCCCACACTTATTTATTAACCCCTGTGCACAAGATCCTCAAG CCACACTACCAGAAGGTGGGAACCAGTGACTGGCTGAAGAAGAACACATTTGAGAAGCTGCTGAATAGCACTGAAGAAGAGCTTCAAGAACTTCAGGGTTTGACTCAATCCTGTCATCAG GAGCTGATTGGTCAGCTTCAGCAGGAAATGACAGTAGAATATGTCCGGAGGCTCCTGAAAGGAGAGGTCAAACTGAAGGACAAGGATCGTCAGCTGATGGCTTACATGACTGtgaaagaaaatgcagagaGATTGCACAACCTGTTTGCCAGAATG GGATCCAAACAAGACTGGTTAAAGGAAATCCTGACCAAGATTGCAGAAGTGCTAAAACTCCAAGATATTCCTGCCATACAGATGCAAATCATTTCACTGGGATCTGCTTATCCCGACCTCAG TGAAAAACATGTTTCGGCTCTGCTCAAACTCAAGACAAACCTCTCCAAAGCCGACAGGAAAATCGTCAAAACCACTCTGTCGGACACACTGAAAGAGAGCCGTGCTGATCCTGGAACCCGGAGGTTTTTCTCCAAAGTTGAAGTGAGATGA
- the LOC120434848 gene encoding tumor necrosis factor alpha-induced protein 2-like → MQTQSGSSTTATSNSSPEQTLRAGGKWLKKFWRSPTAQTNNNGSSTTDGHQSPSEEEKPVVNPTFEECLEGQYLFEATQLLIDREKHLFGEITEADALKAHEEAVKKLAADYEALEMHIKQTVQQSLSLGREEEVSALESAVKAIKLEEEQDQLWRQRCRTPRAWRPKKWKEHHDKVLHELVYSRLENPSSPTGSQVNQSSIQADIQSMARQLKEDMELVVEVVKNCYPPEMDICNFYARQYHQTFSARLRKIADFVLDDKDCSFLLRWVKEFYPGILEKPELASNINTKALGNLLPDELLKPLEEQYLSKQQSDLMIYIDRVLDETKKEWDQGKEPTRDDGCYVSPVAYDVIQFINGIVTSAHITVRDPHKAQKITSNLTDFMQRYKEFHEDIIRQNKPHSKAFIKANLSCVKQFRDFLITESHLFPKNVRENCLRGLTEMKQSAHTYLLTPVHKILKPHYKKVGTSDWLKKNTFEKLLNSTEEELRELQGLTQSCHQELIGQLQQEMTVEYVRRLLKGEVKLKDKDRQLMAYMTVKENAERLHNLFARMGSKQDWLKEILTKIAEVLKLQDISAIRMQIFSLGSAYPDLSEKHVSALLKLKTNLSKADRKIVKTTLSDTLKESRADPGTRRFFSKVEVR, encoded by the exons ATGCAGACCCAGTCGGGTTCATCCACAACAGCCACATCCAACAGTTCCCCTGAACAAACTTTAAGAGCTGGAGGAAAATGGCTTAAAAAGTTCTGGCGAAGCCCCACAGCTCAAACCAACAACAACGGTTCTTCCACTACTGATGGACACCAATCACCTAGTGAAGAAGAGAAGCCagttg TGAATCCTACTTTTGAGGAATGCCTTGAAGGACAATACCTGTTCGAAGCCACTCAACTGTTGATAGACAGGGAGAAACATCTGTTTGGAGAGATAACCGAGGCTGATGCACTTAAAGCTCACGAGGAAGCAGTAAAAAAGCTTGCTGCAGACTATGAAGCACTTGAAATGCATATAAAGCAGACGGTGCAGCAGAGTCTTTCTCTCGGCCGTGAGGAAGAGGTGTCTGCTTTGGAATCTGCAGTGAAAGCCATCAAACTTGAGGAAGAGCAGGACCAGCTGTGGAGACAAAGATGCCGGACACCACGAGCCTGGAGGCCCAAGAAGTGGAAGGAGCACCATGACAAAGTGCTCCATGAATTAGTGTATAGTCGTTTGGAGAACCCATCAAGCCCCACTGGTAGCCAGGTGAACCAGTCCTCGATCCAGGCAGACATCCAGTCCATGGCCAGGCAGCTGAAGGAAGACATGGAGttggtggtggaggtggtgaAGAACTGCTACCCACCAGAGATGGACATCTGTAACTTTTATGCAAGACAGTACCATCAAACTTTCAGCGCAAGACTCAGAAAGATTGCAGACTTTGTTCTGGATGACAAGGACTGCAGTTTCCTCCTGCGATGGGTGAAGGAGTTTTATCCAGG AATCCTTGAAAAACCTGAGCTGGCCAGTAATATCAATACTAAAGCGCTGGGAAACCTGCTTCCTGACGAGTTACTGAAACCTCTGGAGGAGCAGTACCTCAGCAAACAACAG aGCGACCTGATGATTTATATTGACCGAGTATTGGATGAAACGAAGAAAGAGTGGGATCAAGGAAAGGAGCCGACAAGAGATGATGGTTGCTACGTCAGTCCTGTGGCCTATGATGTCATCCAG TTTATCAACGGCATCGTGACATCAGCACATATAACTGTAAGAGACCCGCACAAGGCCCAGAAAATAACATCCAACCTGACAGACTTCATGCAGAG GTATAAAGAGTTTCATGAAGACATCATAAGACAGAACAAACCGCACAGCAAAGCTTTCATAAAGGCAAACCTCAGCTGTGTCAAACAGTTCAG GGACTTCCTTATCACAGAGAGCCATCTATTCCCAAAGAATGTGCGGGAAAACTGTTTGCGAGGTCTGACTGAGATGAAACAGTCTGCCCACACTTATTTATTAACCCCTGTGCACAAGATCCTCAAG CCACACTACAAGAAAGTGGGAACCAGTGACTGGCTGAAGAAGAACACATTTGAGAAGCTGCTGAATAGCACTGAAGAAGAGCTTCGAGAACTTCAGGGTTTGACTCAATCCTGTCATCAG GAGCTGATTGGTCAGCTTCAGCAGGAAATGACAGTAGAATATGTCCGGAGGCTCCTGAAAGGAGAGGTCAAACTGAAGGACAAGGATCGTCAGCTGATGGCTTACATGACTGtgaaagaaaatgcagagaGATTGCACAACCTGTTTGCCAGAATG GGATCCAAACAAGACTGGTTAAAGGAAATCCTGACCAAGATTGCAGAAGTGCTAAAACTCCAAGATATTTCTGCCATACGGATGCAAATCTTTTCACTGGGATCTGCTTATCCCGACCTCAG TGAAAAACATGTTTCGGCTCTGCTCAAACTCAAGACAAACCTCTCCAAAGCCGACAGGAAAATCGTCAAAACCACTCTGTCGGACACACTGAAAGAGAGCCGTGCTGATCCTGGAACCCGGAGGTTTTTCTCCAAAGTTGAAGTGAGATGA
- the LOC120435025 gene encoding tumor necrosis factor alpha-induced protein 2-like isoform X1, producing MCSTFPRCFPRRSCRSYRVNDLSAPFLACWSRFTTWRRMRTQSGSSTTATSNSSPEQTLRAGGKWFKKFWRSPTAQTNNNGSSTTDGHQSPTEEEKPVVNPTFEECLEGQYLFEAAQLLIDREKHLFGEITETDAIKDHEEAVKKLAADQKALEKRIEQTVQQSLSLSSEEEVSALISAVKAINLEEEQDQLWKQRRAWRPKKWKEHHDKVLHELVYSRLENPSSPTGDQVNQSSIQADIQSMGRQLKEDLQWVVEVVKNCYPPEMDICNFYARQYHQTFSARLKKIADFVLDDKDCSFLLRWVKEFYPGILEKPELASNINTEELGNLLPDELLKSLEEQYLSKQQSDLMIFIGRVLDEAKKEWDQGKEPTRDDGCYVSPVAYDVIQFINGIVTSAHITVRDPHKAQKITSNLTDFMQRYKEFHEDIIRQNKPHSKAFIKANLSCVKQFRDFLITESHLFPKNVRENCLRGLTEMKQSAHTYLLTPVHKILKPHYQKVGTSDWLKKNTFEKLLNSTEEELQELQGLTQSCHQELIGQLQQEMTVEYVRRLLKGEVKLKDKDRQLMAYMTVKENAERLHNLFARMGSKQDWLKEILTKIAEVLKLQDIPAIQMQIISLGSAYPDLSEKHVSALLKLKTNLSKADRKIVKTTLSDTLKESRADPGTRRFFSKVEVR from the exons ATGTGTTCGACATTTCCCCGCTGCTTCCCCCGCAGATCCTGCAGATCTTACAGAGTGAACG atttgtcagcacCTTTCTTGGCTTGTTGGTCACGTTTTACGACCTGGAGAAGAATGCGGACCCAGTCGGGTTCATCCACAACAGCCACATCCAACAGTTCCCCTGAACAAACTTTAAGAGCTGGAGGAAAATGGTTTAAAAAGTTCTGGCGAAGCCCCACAGCTCAAACCAACAACAACGGTTCTTCCACTACTGATGGACACCAATCACCTACTGAAGAAGAGAAGCCagttg TGAATCCTACTTTTGAGGAATGCCTTGAAGGACAATACCTGTTTGAAGCAGCTCAACTGTTGATAGACAGGGAGAAACATCTGTTTGGAGAGATAACCGAGACTGATGCAATTAAAGATCACGAGGAAGCAGTAAAAAAGCTTGCTGCAGACCAGAAAGCCCTTGAAAAGCGTATAGAGCAGACCGTGCAGCAGAGTCTTTCTCTCAGCAGTGAGGAAGAGGTGTCTGCTTTGATATCTGCAGTGAAAGCCATCAACCTTGAGGAAGAGCAGGACCAGCTGTGGAAACAAAGACGAGCCTGGAGGCCCAAGAAGTGGAAGGAGCACCATGACAAAGTGCTCCATGAATTAGTGTATAGTCGTTTGGAGAACCCATCGAGCCCCACTGGTGACCAGGTGAACCAGTCCTCGATCCAGGCAGACATCCAGTCCATGGGCAGGCAGCTGAAGGAGGACCTGCAGTGGGTGGTGGAGGTGGTGAAGAACTGCTACCCACCAGAGATGGACATCTGTAACTTTTATGCAAGACAGTACCATCAAACTTTCAGCGCAAGACTCAAAAAGATTGCAGACTTTGTTCTGGATGACAAGGACTGCAGTTTCCTCCTGCGATGGGTGAAGGAGTTTTATCCAGG AATCCTTGAAAAACCTGAGCTGGCCAGTAATATCAATACTGAAGAGCTGGGAAACCTGCTTCCTGACGAGTTACTGAAATCTCTGGAGGAGCAGTACCTCAGCAAACAACAG aGCGACCTGATGATTTTTATTGGCCGAGTATTGGATGAAGCGAAGAAAGAGTGGGATCAAGGAAAGGAGCCGACAAGAGATGATGGTTGCTACGTCAGTCCTGTGGCCTATGATGTCATCCAG TTTATCAACGGCATCGTGACATCAGCACATATAACTGTAAGAGACCCGCACAAGGCCCAGAAAATAACATCCAACCTGACAGACTTCATGCAGAG GTATAAAGAGTTTCATGAAGACATCATAAGACAGAACAAACCGCACAGCAAAGCTTTCATAAAGGCAAACCTCAGCTGTGTCAAACAGTTCAG GGACTTCCTTATCACAGAGAGCCATCTATTCCCAAAGAATGTGCGGGAAAACTGTTTGCGAGGTCTGACTGAGATGAAACAGTCTGCCCACACTTATTTATTAACCCCTGTGCACAAGATCCTCAAG CCACACTACCAGAAGGTGGGAACCAGTGACTGGCTGAAGAAGAACACATTTGAGAAGCTGCTGAATAGCACTGAAGAAGAGCTTCAAGAACTTCAGGGTTTGACTCAATCCTGTCATCAG GAGCTGATTGGTCAGCTTCAGCAGGAAATGACAGTAGAATATGTCCGGAGGCTCCTGAAAGGAGAGGTCAAACTGAAGGACAAGGATCGTCAGCTGATGGCTTACATGACTGtgaaagaaaatgcagagaGATTGCACAACCTGTTTGCCAGAATG GGATCCAAACAAGACTGGTTAAAGGAAATCCTGACCAAGATTGCAGAAGTGCTAAAACTCCAAGATATTCCTGCCATACAGATGCAAATCATTTCACTGGGATCTGCTTATCCCGACCTCAG TGAAAAACATGTTTCGGCTCTGCTCAAACTCAAGACAAACCTCTCCAAAGCCGACAGGAAAATCGTCAAAACCACTCTGTCGGACACACTGAAAGAGAGCCGTGCTGATCCTGGAACCCGGAGGTTTTTCTCCAAAGTTGAAGTGAGATGA